From one Bradyrhizobium sp. Ash2021 genomic stretch:
- the thiS gene encoding sulfur carrier protein ThiS, with product MRVIVNGEAREINASRVDALLSELEYEGTHFAIAVNYDVLPKSRWAETALKAGDEIEIITPRQGG from the coding sequence ATGCGCGTGATCGTCAATGGCGAGGCGCGGGAGATCAACGCGTCGCGGGTCGACGCGCTGCTCTCAGAGCTCGAATACGAAGGCACGCATTTCGCGATCGCCGTGAATTACGACGTGCTGCCGAAGAGCCGCTGGGCCGAGACGGCATTGAAGGCCGGCGACGAGATCGAGATCATCACGCCAAGGCAGGGAGGGTGA
- a CDS encoding thiazole synthase — protein sequence MVNFYGKTFTSRLLIGSALYPSPAIMQGAIRASGANIVTVSLRREAAGGKTGDAFWSLIRELDVAVLPNTAGCRSVREAVTTAKLARELFGTSWIKLEVIADNDTLQPDVVGLVEAAAVLIKDGFEVFPYCTEDLSVAMRLVDAGCKVVMPWAAPIGSARGVINPDALKLMRDRLPDVTLVVDAGLGAPSHAARALELGYDAVLLNTAIAKAADPVAMANAFRLGVEAGRTAYEAGLMEARDFASPSTPVIGTPFWHAVS from the coding sequence GTGGTCAACTTCTACGGCAAAACCTTCACCTCCCGCCTGCTGATCGGCAGCGCGCTGTATCCGTCGCCCGCGATCATGCAAGGCGCCATTCGCGCCTCCGGCGCCAACATCGTCACGGTATCGCTGCGGCGGGAAGCCGCCGGCGGCAAGACCGGCGACGCGTTCTGGTCGCTGATCCGCGAGCTCGATGTCGCGGTGCTGCCGAACACCGCCGGCTGCCGCAGCGTGCGCGAGGCGGTGACCACGGCAAAACTGGCGCGCGAATTGTTCGGCACCTCCTGGATCAAGCTCGAGGTGATCGCCGACAACGACACGCTGCAGCCGGACGTGGTCGGCCTGGTCGAGGCGGCGGCCGTCCTGATCAAGGATGGTTTTGAGGTGTTCCCCTATTGCACGGAAGACCTTTCCGTCGCGATGCGGCTGGTCGATGCCGGCTGCAAGGTGGTGATGCCCTGGGCGGCGCCGATCGGCAGCGCCAGGGGCGTCATCAACCCCGACGCGCTGAAACTGATGCGCGACCGCCTGCCCGACGTGACGCTGGTGGTCGACGCCGGCCTCGGCGCGCCCTCGCATGCGGCGCGCGCGCTGGAGCTCGGCTACGACGCCGTGCTGCTCAACACGGCCATCGCCAAAGCCGCCGACCCCGTCGCCATGGCGAATGCATTCCGGCTCGGCGTCGAGGCCGGCCGCACCGCCTATGAAGCCGGGCTGATGGAAGCCCGCGATTTCGCCTCCCCTTCAACCCCTGTCATCGGGACACCCTTCTGGCATGCCGTATCCTGA
- a CDS encoding thiamine phosphate synthase: MPYPDKFYPVVDSVAWVERLTRLGVGTIQLRAKELDDGQALQIVSDALDFTRGTPTKLVVNDYWRAAIVAGAQHLHLGQEDLVGADLGEIRKAGLTLGISTHDDEELATALRANPDYIALGPIFPTTLKSMRFAPQGIPKLTEWKKRIGNIPLVAIGGIKLEQAADIFAAGADSIAVVSDVTQNADPDARVRAWLGQNAEAA; encoded by the coding sequence ATGCCGTATCCTGATAAATTCTACCCCGTCGTCGACAGCGTGGCGTGGGTCGAACGCCTGACGCGGCTCGGCGTCGGCACCATTCAACTGCGCGCCAAGGAACTTGATGACGGACAAGCGCTGCAGATCGTCAGCGATGCGCTCGATTTTACCAGGGGCACGCCGACAAAACTCGTGGTCAATGATTACTGGCGCGCGGCGATCGTCGCCGGCGCGCAGCATCTGCATCTCGGCCAGGAAGATCTGGTCGGCGCCGACCTCGGCGAGATCAGGAAAGCCGGGCTGACGCTCGGCATCTCCACCCATGACGACGAGGAACTGGCCACGGCCTTGCGCGCCAACCCCGACTACATCGCGCTCGGGCCGATCTTCCCGACCACGCTGAAATCGATGCGCTTTGCGCCGCAGGGTATTCCCAAACTCACCGAGTGGAAGAAGCGCATCGGCAACATCCCGCTGGTCGCGATCGGCGGCATCAAGCTCGAACAGGCCGCGGACATCTTTGCCGCCGGCGCCGACTCGATCGCCGTCGTCAGCGACGTCACCCAGAATGCCGACCCCGATGCGCGCGTGCGCGCCTGGCTCGGCCAGAACGCGGAGGCCGCGTGA